The following coding sequences are from one Gigantopelta aegis isolate Gae_Host chromosome 15, Gae_host_genome, whole genome shotgun sequence window:
- the LOC121390499 gene encoding hyaluronidase A-like isoform X2 produces the protein MWVLSGFFLYSSSQNSENSDGCTAPFLIADKPFVVVWNVPSFVCRNVEFNLTEWGIVTNKDDHFYGGEITLFYNLGDWPYFYKNGSAHNGGIPQVANRKRHYEKVVSRIREVIPNKYFNGLAVIDFESWRPLFAHNFGSLFIYKQRSVDLVKSRFPSWTNKTQIWNEAAREFQNAARLFMEGTLQLSRYLRPDGKWGYYGFPRCYGVSPSHLTCHNPSTSKANDEIGWLFKTSAGLFPRIYTNPITPSKPRVEYVRQQINETLRVQAKFNELYRPIMPYSMCQANKVFFDEQDLDISIKEPADMGASGVVLWGSSSLFHLKDECHKLQTYIKTVLGPFVVKLTAFTTSCYREHCSGHGRCVRKDYEAMTQQHLRENNKIACRKPWTEYADDVRMTWSKYADAAQKAPTENTEFARTNFTSYDDLSRKDSKFVNTFEQKTDGFANRKEAPYGNYVCHCLPGWRGPLCSKPV, from the exons atgtgggtgctgtcgggtttctttctgta CTCGTCAAGTCAAAACTCGGAGAATTCCGATGGCTGCACCGCCCCGTTTTTAATAGCGGACAAACCGTTCGTGGTTGTATGGAACGTGCCGTCATTCGTGTGTCGTAATGTGGAGTTCAATTTGACGGAGTGGGGGATCGTGACGAACAAAGACGACCATTTCTACGGCGGTGAGATTACACTTTTCTACAATCTAGGGGACTGGCCCTACTTTTATAAGAATGGATCGGCCCACAATGGCGGGATTCCGCAG GTTGCGAACAGAAAAAGACACTACGAGAAAGTTGTCAGTCGAATCCGTGAGGTCATcccaaataaatatttcaacgGTCTTGCGGTCATCGATTTTGAGTCATGGCGGCCACTGTTCGCCCACAACTTCGGCTCGCTGTTCATCTACAAGCAACGATCGGTAGACCTGGTTAAATCCAGGTTCCCATCTTGGACGAACAAGACTCAAATTTGGAACGAAGCCGCGAGGGAGTTTCAGAATGCCGCTAG ATTGTTCATGGAAGGGACATTACAACTGTCAAGATATCTGCGACCGGATGGTAAATGGGGTTACTATGGTTTCCCGAGGTGTTACGGAGTTTCACCGAGTCATCTGACGTGTCACAACCCTTCCACGTCGAAGGCTAATGACGA AATTGGTTGGTTGTTCAAAACAAGTGCTGGTCTTTTTCCTCGCATCTACACAAACCCGATTACACCCAGCAAACCACGGGTCGAATATGTCCGACAGCAGATAAACGAAACTCTGCGAGTACAGGCGAAATTTAACGAACTCTACCGACCAATAATGCCATACAGCATGTGCCAGGCTAATAAGGTTTTCTTCGATGAG CAAGATCTCGACATTTCCATCAAGGAACCGGCGGACATGGGGGCGTCCGGGGTCGTTTTGTGGGGCAGTTCTTCCCTGTTTCACCTCAAAGACGAGTGTCACAAACTTCAGACGTATATCAAGACAGTACTCGGTCCGTTTGTCGTGAAATTGACGGCTTTTACGACATCGTGCTACAGAGAACATTGCAGTGGTCACGGTCGGTGCGTACGTAAAGATTACGAAGCCATGACGCAGCAGCATTTGAGGGAAAACAACAAAATCGCTTGCAGGAAGCCATGGACGGAATATGCCGATGATGTACGAATGACGTGGTCGAAATATGCCGATGCTGCACAAAAGGCGCCGACGGAAAATACCGAATTCGCACGTACAAACTTTACGAGCTACGATGATCTTTCACGAAAGGATTCAAAGTTCGTAAATACGTTTGAGCAGAAGACGGATGGATTTGCAAACAGAAAAGAAGCTCCGTATGGTAATTACGTCTGCCACTGTTTGCCTGGGTGGCGCGGGCCGCTTTGTTCTAAACCGGTGTAG
- the LOC121390499 gene encoding hyaluronidase conohyal-P1-like isoform X3 translates to MRFLLLLLCVGISSSSQNSENSDGCTAPFLIADKPFVVVWNVPSFVCRNVEFNLTEWGIVTNKDDHFYGGEITLFYNLGDWPYFYKNGSAHNGGIPQVANRKRHYEKVVSRIREVIPNKYFNGLAVIDFESWRPLFAHNFGSLFIYKQRSVDLVKSRFPSWTNKTQIWNEAAREFQNAARIGWLFKTSAGLFPRIYTNPITPSKPRVEYVRQQINETLRVQAKFNELYRPIMPYSMCQANKVFFDEQDLDISIKEPADMGASGVVLWGSSSLFHLKDECHKLQTYIKTVLGPFVVKLTAFTTSCYREHCSGHGRCVRKDYEAMTQQHLRENNKIACRKPWTEYADDVRMTWSKYADAAQKAPTENTEFARTNFTSYDDLSRKDSKFVNTFEQKTDGFANRKEAPYGNYVCHCLPGWRGPLCSKPV, encoded by the exons ATGAGATTTTTACTGTTGTTACTTTGTGTCGGGATCAGCTCGTCAAGTCAAAACTCGGAGAATTCCGATGGCTGCACCGCCCCGTTTTTAATAGCGGACAAACCGTTCGTGGTTGTATGGAACGTGCCGTCATTCGTGTGTCGTAATGTGGAGTTCAATTTGACGGAGTGGGGGATCGTGACGAACAAAGACGACCATTTCTACGGCGGTGAGATTACACTTTTCTACAATCTAGGGGACTGGCCCTACTTTTATAAGAATGGATCGGCCCACAATGGCGGGATTCCGCAG GTTGCGAACAGAAAAAGACACTACGAGAAAGTTGTCAGTCGAATCCGTGAGGTCATcccaaataaatatttcaacgGTCTTGCGGTCATCGATTTTGAGTCATGGCGGCCACTGTTCGCCCACAACTTCGGCTCGCTGTTCATCTACAAGCAACGATCGGTAGACCTGGTTAAATCCAGGTTCCCATCTTGGACGAACAAGACTCAAATTTGGAACGAAGCCGCGAGGGAGTTTCAGAATGCCGCTAG AATTGGTTGGTTGTTCAAAACAAGTGCTGGTCTTTTTCCTCGCATCTACACAAACCCGATTACACCCAGCAAACCACGGGTCGAATATGTCCGACAGCAGATAAACGAAACTCTGCGAGTACAGGCGAAATTTAACGAACTCTACCGACCAATAATGCCATACAGCATGTGCCAGGCTAATAAGGTTTTCTTCGATGAG CAAGATCTCGACATTTCCATCAAGGAACCGGCGGACATGGGGGCGTCCGGGGTCGTTTTGTGGGGCAGTTCTTCCCTGTTTCACCTCAAAGACGAGTGTCACAAACTTCAGACGTATATCAAGACAGTACTCGGTCCGTTTGTCGTGAAATTGACGGCTTTTACGACATCGTGCTACAGAGAACATTGCAGTGGTCACGGTCGGTGCGTACGTAAAGATTACGAAGCCATGACGCAGCAGCATTTGAGGGAAAACAACAAAATCGCTTGCAGGAAGCCATGGACGGAATATGCCGATGATGTACGAATGACGTGGTCGAAATATGCCGATGCTGCACAAAAGGCGCCGACGGAAAATACCGAATTCGCACGTACAAACTTTACGAGCTACGATGATCTTTCACGAAAGGATTCAAAGTTCGTAAATACGTTTGAGCAGAAGACGGATGGATTTGCAAACAGAAAAGAAGCTCCGTATGGTAATTACGTCTGCCACTGTTTGCCTGGGTGGCGCGGGCCGCTTTGTTCTAAACCGGTGTAG
- the LOC121390123 gene encoding hyaluronidase A-like, translating to MRLFLLLLCVGLGSSNQNTGNSDGCTAPFLLPNKPFVVVWNEPSGECGPVELNLTEWGIVTNKDDRFGGDELTIFYVLGDWPYFRKNGSAHNGGIPQVANRIKHLEMAADQINDAIPNKDFQGLGVIDFESWRPLFGQNFDSLFIYKQRSVDLVKSRFPSWTNKTQIWNEATREFQNAARLFMEGTLKLARYLRPNGKWGYYGYPRCYGVSPSRLTCSYPATSTANDEIGWLFKNSMGLFPRIYTNPNTPLKPRAEFVRQQVNETLRVQAKFNELYRPIMPYSMCQVRKVFFNEQDLDISIKEPADMGASGVVLWGSSSLFHLKDECYKLQTYIKTVLGPFVMKLTNFTTSCYRDHCSGHGRCVRKDYEAMTQQHLRENNKAACRKPSAEYADSARNPRTEYADAARKAPMENTEFAKLKFTGYDDAMRKNSLKFVNTFEDNSDRFANGKNGPYDNYVCHCLRGWGGPRCSKPV from the exons ATGAGACTTTTTCTGTTGTTACTTTGTGTCGGGCTCGGATCGTCAAATCAAAATACGGGAAATTCCGATGGCTGTACCGCCCCGTTTCTACTACCGAACAAACCGTTCGTAGTTGTATGGAACGAGCCGTCTGGTGAATGTGGCCCAGTGGAACTGAATTTGACGGAATGGGGGATCGTGACGAACAAAGACGACCGCTTTGGTGGCGATGAGCTGACCATTTTCTACGTTCTAGGGGACTGGCCCTACTTTAGAAAGAATGGATCGGCCCACAATGGCGGGATTCCGCAG GTTGCGAACAGAATAAAACACCTGGAGATGGCTGCCGATCAAATCAATGACGCCATCCCAAATAAGGATTTCCAAGGTCTCGGCGTCATCGACTTTGAGTCATGGCGGCCACTGTTCGGTCAAAACTTCGACTCGCTGTTCATCTACAAGCAGCGATCGGTAGACCTGGTTAAATCCAGGTTCCCATCTTGGACGAACAAGACTCAAATTTGGAACGAGGCCACGAGGGAGTTTCAGAATGCCGCTAG ACTGTTTATGGAAGGGACGTTAAAATTAGCAAGATACCTGCGACCGAATGGTAAATGGGGTTACTATGGCTACCCGAGGTGTTACGGAGTGTCACCGAGTCGTTTGACTTGTTCTTACCCCGCCACGTCGACCGCTAATGATGA aattGGTTGGTTGTTCAAAAATAGTATGGGTCTTTTTCCTCGTATCTACACAAACCCGAATACACCTCTAAAACCTCGGGCCGAATTTGTCCGACAGCAGGTCAACGAGACCCTCCGAGTGCAGGCGAAATTTAACGAACTCTACCGACCCATAATGCCTTACAGCATGTGCCAGGTTCGGAAGGTTTTCTTCAACGAG CAAGATCTCGACATTTCCATCAAAGAACCGGCGGACATGGGGGCGTCCGGAGTCGTTTTGTGGGGCAGTTCTTCCCTGTTTCACCTCAAAGACGAGTGTTACAAACTTCAGACGTATATCAAGACCGTACTCGGTCCGTTTGTTATGAAACTGACCAACTTTACGACATCGTGCTACAGAGATCACTGCAGCGGTCACGGTCGGTGCGTACGTAAAGATTACGAGGCTATGACGCAGCAGCACTTGAGGGAAAACAACAAAGCCGCCTGCAGGAAGCCGTCGGCGGAATATGCCGATTCGGCACGAAATCCGAGGACGGAATATGCCGATGCTGCCCGGAAGGCGCCGATGGAAAATACCGAATTCGCTAAACTAAAATTTACCGGCTACGACGATGCTATGCGAAAGAATTCGTTAAAGTTTGTGAACACTTTTGAGGATAATTCTGATAGATTTGCAAACGGAAAAAATGGTCCATATGATAACTACGTCTGCCATTGTTTACGTGGGTGGGGTGGGCCACGTTGTTCTAAACCAGTGTAG
- the LOC121390499 gene encoding hyaluronidase A-like isoform X1, whose product MRFLLLLLCVGISSSSQNSENSDGCTAPFLIADKPFVVVWNVPSFVCRNVEFNLTEWGIVTNKDDHFYGGEITLFYNLGDWPYFYKNGSAHNGGIPQVANRKRHYEKVVSRIREVIPNKYFNGLAVIDFESWRPLFAHNFGSLFIYKQRSVDLVKSRFPSWTNKTQIWNEAAREFQNAARLFMEGTLQLSRYLRPDGKWGYYGFPRCYGVSPSHLTCHNPSTSKANDEIGWLFKTSAGLFPRIYTNPITPSKPRVEYVRQQINETLRVQAKFNELYRPIMPYSMCQANKVFFDEQDLDISIKEPADMGASGVVLWGSSSLFHLKDECHKLQTYIKTVLGPFVVKLTAFTTSCYREHCSGHGRCVRKDYEAMTQQHLRENNKIACRKPWTEYADDVRMTWSKYADAAQKAPTENTEFARTNFTSYDDLSRKDSKFVNTFEQKTDGFANRKEAPYGNYVCHCLPGWRGPLCSKPV is encoded by the exons ATGAGATTTTTACTGTTGTTACTTTGTGTCGGGATCAGCTCGTCAAGTCAAAACTCGGAGAATTCCGATGGCTGCACCGCCCCGTTTTTAATAGCGGACAAACCGTTCGTGGTTGTATGGAACGTGCCGTCATTCGTGTGTCGTAATGTGGAGTTCAATTTGACGGAGTGGGGGATCGTGACGAACAAAGACGACCATTTCTACGGCGGTGAGATTACACTTTTCTACAATCTAGGGGACTGGCCCTACTTTTATAAGAATGGATCGGCCCACAATGGCGGGATTCCGCAG GTTGCGAACAGAAAAAGACACTACGAGAAAGTTGTCAGTCGAATCCGTGAGGTCATcccaaataaatatttcaacgGTCTTGCGGTCATCGATTTTGAGTCATGGCGGCCACTGTTCGCCCACAACTTCGGCTCGCTGTTCATCTACAAGCAACGATCGGTAGACCTGGTTAAATCCAGGTTCCCATCTTGGACGAACAAGACTCAAATTTGGAACGAAGCCGCGAGGGAGTTTCAGAATGCCGCTAG ATTGTTCATGGAAGGGACATTACAACTGTCAAGATATCTGCGACCGGATGGTAAATGGGGTTACTATGGTTTCCCGAGGTGTTACGGAGTTTCACCGAGTCATCTGACGTGTCACAACCCTTCCACGTCGAAGGCTAATGACGA AATTGGTTGGTTGTTCAAAACAAGTGCTGGTCTTTTTCCTCGCATCTACACAAACCCGATTACACCCAGCAAACCACGGGTCGAATATGTCCGACAGCAGATAAACGAAACTCTGCGAGTACAGGCGAAATTTAACGAACTCTACCGACCAATAATGCCATACAGCATGTGCCAGGCTAATAAGGTTTTCTTCGATGAG CAAGATCTCGACATTTCCATCAAGGAACCGGCGGACATGGGGGCGTCCGGGGTCGTTTTGTGGGGCAGTTCTTCCCTGTTTCACCTCAAAGACGAGTGTCACAAACTTCAGACGTATATCAAGACAGTACTCGGTCCGTTTGTCGTGAAATTGACGGCTTTTACGACATCGTGCTACAGAGAACATTGCAGTGGTCACGGTCGGTGCGTACGTAAAGATTACGAAGCCATGACGCAGCAGCATTTGAGGGAAAACAACAAAATCGCTTGCAGGAAGCCATGGACGGAATATGCCGATGATGTACGAATGACGTGGTCGAAATATGCCGATGCTGCACAAAAGGCGCCGACGGAAAATACCGAATTCGCACGTACAAACTTTACGAGCTACGATGATCTTTCACGAAAGGATTCAAAGTTCGTAAATACGTTTGAGCAGAAGACGGATGGATTTGCAAACAGAAAAGAAGCTCCGTATGGTAATTACGTCTGCCACTGTTTGCCTGGGTGGCGCGGGCCGCTTTGTTCTAAACCGGTGTAG